A single Syngnathus acus chromosome 8, fSynAcu1.2, whole genome shotgun sequence DNA region contains:
- the LOC119126301 gene encoding serine/arginine-rich splicing factor 2-like, with translation MSFYGRPPPDVDGMTSLKVDNLTYRTTPETLRHVFEKYGRVGDVYIPRDRYSKDSRGFAFVRFNDKRDAEDAMDAMDGALLDGRELRVQMARYGRPPDSHYSGGRRGSCGGGGGGGGGGGPPRRYGGSSRRSRSPRPRRRSRSRSRSRSRSRSRSRYSRSRSRSYSRSKSRSPRNKKSNPRSRSRSRSRSASRSVSPPKRGSGSRSKSPPKSAAENGGDSP, from the exons ATGAGTTTTTACGGAAGGCCTCCGCCTGACGTCGACGGCATGACTTCCCTCAAAGTGGACAACCTGACGTACCGCACCACGCCGGAGACCCTGCGGCACGTCTTCGAGAAGTACGGCCGCGTCGGGGACGTGTACATCCCGCGAGATCGCTACTCCAAGGACAGCCGCGGCTTCGCCTTCGTCCGCTTCAACGACAAGCGTGACGCGGAGGACGCCATGGACGCCATGGACGGCGCGCTTTTGGACGGACGTGAGCTGCGCGTCCAGATGGCCCGCTACGGCAGACCTCCGGATTCGCATTACAGCGGCGGGCGTCGTGGAAGCTGCGGCggtggcggaggaggaggaggaggaggaggcccaCCCCGAAGATACGGAGGCTCCAGTCGCCGAAGCAgaag CCCCCGACCAAGAAGACGCAGCAGGTCCCGCTCTCGGTCCCGCTCTCGCTCCCGAAGCCGATCCCGTTACAGCCGATCCCGCTCTAGATCTTACTCCAGATCCAAGTCCCGCTCTCCTCGGAACAAGAAGTCCAATCCAAGGTCCCGCTCCAGGTCCCGCTCCAGGTCCGCCAGCCGCTCCGTCTCCCCTCCAAAAAGAGGCTCTGGGTCCAGATCTAAAAGCCCGCCCAAGTCAGCCGCTGAGAATGGAGGAGACTCACCCTAG
- the spns1 gene encoding LOW QUALITY PROTEIN: protein spinster homolog 1 (The sequence of the model RefSeq protein was modified relative to this genomic sequence to represent the inferred CDS: inserted 2 bases in 2 codons; deleted 3 bases in 2 codons) — protein sequence MSADAPASDAAPFLSDDSEAASAEEEEVEVQRRDAVQNEELSGVTPVRAVLTVLILCYVNLLNYMDRFTIAGVLPDIERYFGIDDSKSGLLQTVFICSYMFLAPLFGYLGDRYNRKLIMSVGITFWSVVTLASSYTPKEHFWALLLTRGLVGVGEASYSTIAPTIIADLYVKDRRTNMLSVFYFAIPVGSGLGYIVGSQVSNVAKDWHWALRVTPGLGLVAVLLLVLVVQEPKRGCVEARSEHQLHHSSWTDDVRALSRNPSFVLSTLGFTAVAFVTGSLALWAPTFLFRAAMFTGERAPCQEAHCSSSDSLIFGAITCVTGVLGVASGVQISRRLRSRTPRADPLVCAAGLLLSAPFLYLAVVCAQASTVGTYVFIFLGETFXSMNWAIVATFCCMWWFPRGAPRRGISDRHLASSWRCRKSLSHRSGVGLLEETGSFLWQFRXLQLSLLLCAFVAVGGGAFFLATALFIEQDRHRAENFTPADDGPIRVPKSGRSTLVPVSSVLI from the exons ATGTCCGCGGACGCGCCTGCATCGGACGCAGCGCCGTTTTTGTCTGACGACAGCGAGGCGGCAtcagcagaggaggaggaagtggaagTGCAGCGTCGGGATGCGGTGCAGAATGAGGAGCTTAGTGGCGTGACGCCAGTGCGTGCTGTGCTGACCGTCCTGATCCTGTGCTACGTTAACCTGCTCAACTACATGGATAGATTCACCATCGCAG GTGTGCTTCCCGACATTGAGCGTTATTTTGGAATCGATGACAGCAAATCGGGTCTGCTCCAGACGG TCTTCATCTGCAGTTACATGTTCCTGGCGCCGCTCTTCGGTTACCTGGGCGACCGCTACAACCGCAAGTTGATCATGAGCGTCGGCATCACTTTCTGGTCCGTTGTCACGCTTGCCAGCTCCTACACGCCCAAGGAG CACTTCTGGGCACTGCTGCTGACACGAGGCTTGGTGGGCGTAGGCGAGGCCAGTTACTCCACCATTGCGCCCACCATCATCGCCGACCTCTACGTCAAGGACCGCCGCACAAACATGCTGTCTGTCTTCTACTTTGCCATTCCCGTCGGCAG TGGCCTGGGCTACATCGTGGGCTCCCAAGTCAGCAACGTGGCCAAGGACTGGCACTGGGCTCTGAGG GTGACGCCGGGGTTGGGTCTGGTGGCCGTGCTGCTTCTGGTCCTGGTGGTGCAGGAGCCCAAACGCGGGTGC GTAGAAGCTCGGTCCGAACATCAGCTTCATCACAGCAGCTGGACAGACGACGTGCGAGCGCTGAGCAGGAA CCCGAGCTTCGTGCTGTCCACGTTGGGCTTCACGGCCGTGGCCTTTGTTACGGGCTCCCTGGCGCTGTGGGCGCCCACCTTCCTGTTCAGGGCGGCCATGTTTACGGGTGAACGCGCACCCTGCCAGGAAGCTCACTGCTCATCCTCGGACAG TCTGATTTTCGGCGCCATCACATGCGTGACGGGCGTGCTGGGCGTGGCCAGCGGAGTCCAAATCAGTCGTCGGCTCCGAAGCCGAACGCCGCGCGCTGACCCGCTGGTATGTGCTGCCGGCCTGCTGCTCTCGGCGCCCTTCCTCTACCTCGCTGTGGTCTGTGCCCAGGCCAGCACCGTCGGCACTTAT GTGTTTATTTTCCTGGGCGAGACCT TGTCCATGAACTGGGCCATCGTGGCGACATTCTGCTG TATGTGGTGGTTCCCACGCGGCGCTCCACGCCGAGGCATTTCAGATCGTCATCTCGCATCTTCTTGGAGATGCCGGAAGTCCTTATCTCATCGGAGTG GTGTCGGACTCCTTGAGGAAACGGGATCCTTCCTGTGGCAGTTTC TCCTTCAACTTTCTTTGCTGCTCTGCGCCTTCGTGGCCGTCGGGGGCGGAGCCTTCTTCCTGGCCACCGCCCTCTTCATCGAGCAAGATCGCCACCGAGCA GAGAACTTTACCCCCGCAG ATGACGGGCCCATCCGGGTGCCCAAAAGTGGGCGATCCACTCTGGTTCCAGTGTCCAGCGTTCTGATTTGA
- the LOC119126200 gene encoding uncharacterized protein LOC119126200, producing MSAMLSSFDVSCRISAPARTGVGRRVGVRRRPGVGVSALQGQWTTRFHSGSELHQRVHPVLSIHTGPSTSVDDSPDFWPAVTFHSALDGGSQRSGRSDRELTESESNHSYQNSHDEQESLAGDYIIVLPGDEAPAANPSGASTPSSGELHSYENVQSNTGYLNVNALPPEGETPTLSSQSDEDDDDDSDDSEGKYVNQASVMSSSPLHDGM from the exons ATGTCGGCCATGTTGTCTTCCTTTGACGTGAGTT GTCGCATCTCTGCTCCTGCCCGCACTGGTGTCGGCCGCCGTGTTGGCGTGCGGCGTCGCCCTGGCGTTGGCGTGTCTGCACTGCAGGGACAATGGACCACCCG TTTCCATTCGGGAAGCGAGCTACACCAGCGAGTACATCCC GTCCTCTCAATTCACACTGGTCCATCCAC ATCAGTCGACGACTCGCCTGACTTCTGGCCTGCTGTCACCTTT CATTCCGCTTTGGATGGTGGAAGTCAGCGCAGCGGAAGATCTGACAGAGAGCTCACAGAAAGCG AAAGTAACCACAGCTACCAGAACTCCCACGATG AACAAGAATCTCTCGCTGGAGATTACAT AATCGTGTTGCCAGGAGACGAGGCTCCTGCTGCCAATCCTAGCGGCGCCTCCACGCCGAGCTCAG GCGAACTGCACAGCTACGAGAACGTCCAAT CTAACACAGGCTACCTGAACGTGAATGCGCTTCCTCCAGAGG GTGAGACGCCAACGTTGTCGTCCCAAAGTGAtgaagacgacgacgacgacagcGACGACAGCGAGGGGAAGTACGTCAATCAAGCCAGC GTGATGTCATCTAGCCCGCTGCATGATGGGATGTAA
- the si:ch211-198p11.6 gene encoding uncharacterized protein si:ch211-198p11.6 gives MTLVPVLGLAVPLPAIIMAGVTLYMLVLALVLWIRFCLKERCPPLCGSCCPDFSVWDQCFRLAQSCDCRLPTLRSCLMDVGSPPSCSSWDCACTCQPPECESCNCLCFEIRIK, from the exons ATGAcc CTTGTTCCTGTTTTGGGTTTGGCGGTCCCCCTACCTGCCATCATTATGGCTGGCGTCACTCTCTACATGCTGGTGCTGGCTCTCGTCCTCTGGATACGATTCTGCCTCAAG GAGCGCTGTCCGCCGTTGTGCGGCTCCTGCTGTCCCGACTTCTCCGTGTGGGATCAGTGCTTCCGACTGGCGCAGTCGTGCGACTGTCGACTGCCTACGCTGCGCTCGTGTCTGATGGACGTCGGATCGCCCCCCTCG tgtTCCAGCTGGGACTGCGCATGCACGTGTCAGCCCCCCGAGTGCGAGTCGTGCAACTGTCTGTGCTTCGAGATCCGTATCAAGTAG
- the LOC119126308 gene encoding LOW QUALITY PROTEIN: eukaryotic translation initiation factor 1-like (The sequence of the model RefSeq protein was modified relative to this genomic sequence to represent the inferred CDS: inserted 1 base in 1 codon; deleted 1 base in 1 codon; substituted 2 bases at 2 genomic stop codons): MSAIQNLQTFDPFADANXGXWTASQLGKNDYLHIRIHQRNGRKTPHVLSSGIAAEYDKKKLVKAFKKKFACNGTVIEXPEYGEVIQLQGDQRKHICQFLIEIDLAKDEQLKVHGF, encoded by the exons ATGTCCGCTATCCAGAACCTCCAAACTTTTG ACCCCTTTGCTGATGCAAACTAAGGGTGATGGACTGCCTCCCAACTGGGAAAGAATGACTACCTCCACATAAGAATCCACCAGCGGAACGGCAGGAAGACCCCTCACGTACTGTCCAGTGGCATCGCAGCCGAGTAT GACAAGAAGAAGCTAGTCAAGGCCTTCAAGAAG AAATTTGCTTGCAATGGGACCGTGATCG CCCCGGAGTATGGTGAAGTGATCCAACTTCAGGGAGATCAGCGGAAGCACATCTGCCAGTTCCTCATAGAG ATTGACCTGGCCAAAGATGAGCAGCTCAAAGTACACGGCTTTTAG